Genomic segment of Rhodococcus sp. W8901:
GCGGGACTGCGCGCGGGCCTTCTCCTGCCACTCCGGATGCAGGGCAAGGTAGTACGCCATCGTGGTGAGCGTGATGGTGGAGGTGTCGTGTGCCGCCATCAGCACGAAGATCATGTGGTTGACCACGTCCTCGTCGGTGAAGGTGTGGCCCTCCTCGGACCGTGCCCGACACAGCACGGAGAACAGGTCGGGGGTTTCGGTGGCGCGCTTGGCCGGCAGGTGCGCGCGGAAGAACTCCTCGAGCACGGCACGACCGGCCAGGCCGCGGGCCCACTTGGTTCCGGGGATGTTCCTGCGCACGAGGGACATCCCGGCGTTGACGCAGTCGATGAAGGCCTTGTTGATCCGGCCGGCCTCCGGGCGCGGCAGATCCATGCCCAGGAAGATCTCCAGGGCCAGGTCCAGGGTGAGTTCCTTGAAGCGGTCCAGGATCAGGATGTTCTCGCCGACGGGTAGGCCACGGACGCCGTCGCGCAGCATCGGCTGCATGTCGTCCAGGTAGCCGCGCAGGTGCTTGTTGTTGAAGGCCTGCTGCAGGATCAGCCGGTGGTGTCGGTGTTCCTCGAAGTCCATCAACAGGATTCCACGGCGGAAGAACGGCCCGATGAGGAACCCCCACGCCGGCTCGGCGGCCAGCGCCTTCTGCCGATTCGCGGCCACCGACTCAGCGCCGTCGGCGGTGAGCGGCACGGCGAACTTCTGGCCGAACGCGTTGATGTAGGTGATGTCCCCGAAGGCCTCCCGGCGCTGCGCCACCAGCCGAACCGGGTTGCGGAAGAATCGCAGGAGTTCGATGACCCCCGGATCGCCGGTACCGTTGATCGGGCGGAGGTCGCTGCCGGCCGGCGGTGGTGCCAACTGCTTGGTACGCACGGGATCTCCTATCGGGTGGGGGCGGATTCGCCGAGCGAGTTCAGCAGCGGTCGGGGGTCGATCCCGACCCGGCGCCACGCCTCGTACGCCCAGGGCAGGTACAGCGCGCGGAGCGGAAGCCGGTTGACGAGCGGGTTGATGCGGCGCGAGAACGCTGCGAAGCGTTGGAACTGCCTCTCCTTCTTCGGATTCCAGTCGAGTCCGCACACCTCGCGCATCTGCGGGGGAAGCGTGCCGACAACGACGATGCGCATGAACGCGTTGATCGGCGCGGACAGCAGGTTCCACACGGGCGCCGGAATCCGCCACGGTCGCGGCACGCCCTTGCGGATGTACCCGGTGGCGTACAGGATCGTCGGCGTCGGCACGAACCGGTCGAGCATCTGCGCCCAGTACTCCAGGAACTCCTCGTAGGTCTGCGGCTGGCTCCGATCGCTGACCCCGTAGATCTGGTACCAGATCCGGCCCTCCTCGAAGATCCGCACCTTCTCCTCGTACGAGAGCCGGCGGATGAAGGTGTCGGTGATGTAGAGGACCTGGTCGACGAAGGTGGCGTGCGCCCAGTAGAAGAGCTCCGGGTTGAGCGCGTGATAGCGCGAGCCGTCGCTGATCGTGCCCTTGATCGGCTTGTGGAAGTCGCGGACCGTGCGTCCCCAGTGATAGGGGTCGTCGCTGTAGACGGTCTTCATGATCGGCGGCCCGCTGCGGCGGGCCCGGCCGAGGGTGTCGGAGAAGATCACCGAGTGGTCCTCGACCGCCTTACCGAGCTGCTCGACGCAGTTCTCGGTCCCGGCGAGTCGCTGGAAACCCAGTAGTCCGCGCACGTCGCCGTAGTACTTCCAGATCAGTGAATCGGGGCCCAGGCGCGGCGAGTCGGCGGCGGACTCTGCGTCGACGGGCATGGGGACCGCCTCGCGGATGGCGGCGTCGAAGTCGAGCGGCATCGGTAGTTCCCTGTCTGCTTTGGGACGGTGGAACAAAAGTGTCTCGCTGTGTCAGAAACTAGCACCGAGTGATCTGTGACACAAGAACGGATCCGCTCGAACGACGAGTTGCTTCGCGAGAAAGTCCGCGCATGCGACGGGTCTCGGGGAGAGTGGACGATGAGCCCCTCGACGGGCGCCGCTTCCGTTTCCCGGAGGGTGATGACAGTGGGCGAGCTGCTGCTGAATCCGCACGACTACGACCCGAAGGACTTCGATCCGAACACGCGCCGACTGCTGCGCGCGACGATCGACTGGTTCGAGGCCCGGGGCAAACGCCGGCTGCTGCAGGACGACCTGCACGCGATCTGGACCGGGGACTTCCTGGACTTCGCCGGGCGAGAGGGTCTGTTCGCGACGTTCCTCACCCCGGCCTCCGAGGCGAACGGCGATCCCAACAAGCGGTGGGACGCCGCCCGCAACGCCGCGCTGAGCGAGATTCTCGGGTTCTACGGGCTGTCCTACTGGTACCTGTGGCAGGTGACCGTGCTCGGGCTCGGGCCGATCTGGATGAGCGACAACCCGACGGCCCGGCGACGCGCGGCCGAACAGTTGGATGCCGGCGGGGTCATGGCGTTCGGCCTGTCCGAACGCGAGCACGGCGCCGACGTGTACTCGACCGACATGCTGCTCACCCCCCGTACCGACACGGCGGACGGCACGGCCGCGTTCCGCGCGAACGGCACCAAGTACTACATCGGCAACGGCAACGTCGCCGGCATGGTGTCGGTGTTCGGGCGCCGCACCGACATCGAGGGGGCCGACGGCTACGTCTTCTTCGTCGTCGACAGCCGGCACCTGCACTACCGCCTCATCGACAATGTCGTGCACGGGCAGATGTACGTCAGCACGTTCGCGCTGCGCGACTACCCGGTGCGGGAGGAGGACATCCTGCACACCGGTGCGGACGCGTTCTCGGCGGCGCTCAACACCGTCAACGTCGGCAAGTTCAACCTGTGCACGGCGTCGATCGGGATCTGCGAGCACGCCTTCTTCGAAGCGATCACGCACGCTCACAACAGGGTTCTGTACGGCCGGCGGGTCACCGACTTTCCGCACGTGCGGGCCAACTTCGTGGACGCCTACACCCGGCTCGTAGCGATGAAGCTGTTCAGCGCCCGCGCGGTCGACTACTTCCGCAGTGCGGGACCGGAGGATCGCCGGTACCTGCTGTTCAACCCGATGACCAAGGCGAAGGTCACCTCGGAGGGCGAATCGGTGATGGCGTTGCTGCACGACGTCATCGCCGCCAAGGGCTACGAGAAGGACACCTACTTCCGGGAGGCCGCCGAGCTGATCGGCACGTTGCCCAAACTCGAGGGCACCGTCCACGTCAACGTCGCG
This window contains:
- a CDS encoding cytochrome P450; the encoded protein is MRTKQLAPPPAGSDLRPINGTGDPGVIELLRFFRNPVRLVAQRREAFGDITYINAFGQKFAVPLTADGAESVAANRQKALAAEPAWGFLIGPFFRRGILLMDFEEHRHHRLILQQAFNNKHLRGYLDDMQPMLRDGVRGLPVGENILILDRFKELTLDLALEIFLGMDLPRPEAGRINKAFIDCVNAGMSLVRRNIPGTKWARGLAGRAVLEEFFRAHLPAKRATETPDLFSVLCRARSEEGHTFTDEDVVNHMIFVLMAAHDTSTITLTTMAYYLALHPEWQEKARAQSRALPRDITYDNLAEFTVLDAVMKESLRLNSPVPGLARRALEDTEIDGHFVPKGTYVSAIGMVNHHNPALWTDPERFDPDRFSPERAEDKSHRYAWMPFGGGVHKCIGLYFAQMEIKTIMHNLLLEYEWSVPDGYTWKLDNTTLPVPKDRLPVTLRAI
- a CDS encoding oxygenase MpaB family protein, translated to MPLDFDAAIREAVPMPVDAESAADSPRLGPDSLIWKYYGDVRGLLGFQRLAGTENCVEQLGKAVEDHSVIFSDTLGRARRSGPPIMKTVYSDDPYHWGRTVRDFHKPIKGTISDGSRYHALNPELFYWAHATFVDQVLYITDTFIRRLSYEEKVRIFEEGRIWYQIYGVSDRSQPQTYEEFLEYWAQMLDRFVPTPTILYATGYIRKGVPRPWRIPAPVWNLLSAPINAFMRIVVVGTLPPQMREVCGLDWNPKKERQFQRFAAFSRRINPLVNRLPLRALYLPWAYEAWRRVGIDPRPLLNSLGESAPTR
- a CDS encoding acyl-CoA dehydrogenase family protein, whose protein sequence is MTVGELLLNPHDYDPKDFDPNTRRLLRATIDWFEARGKRRLLQDDLHAIWTGDFLDFAGREGLFATFLTPASEANGDPNKRWDAARNAALSEILGFYGLSYWYLWQVTVLGLGPIWMSDNPTARRRAAEQLDAGGVMAFGLSEREHGADVYSTDMLLTPRTDTADGTAAFRANGTKYYIGNGNVAGMVSVFGRRTDIEGADGYVFFVVDSRHLHYRLIDNVVHGQMYVSTFALRDYPVREEDILHTGADAFSAALNTVNVGKFNLCTASIGICEHAFFEAITHAHNRVLYGRRVTDFPHVRANFVDAYTRLVAMKLFSARAVDYFRSAGPEDRRYLLFNPMTKAKVTSEGESVMALLHDVIAAKGYEKDTYFREAAELIGTLPKLEGTVHVNVALILKFMPNYLFNPASYPDVATRTDPTDDAFFWAQGPTRGAGKVQFQDWTRVFDEHADIPNVARFHEQALELRELLATAGPDDAQREDLDFLLTVGHLFELVVYGQLILEQADIVGLDRDLLEQIFDFQIRDFSRYAVALHGKPSSTDAQQEWAISAIRKPAVDTERFDRVWEQVVGYDGAYEMRP